The Streptomyces pactum genome contains a region encoding:
- a CDS encoding SPFH domain-containing protein, with product MEASAFLIAGVIVALLAVFTVVRAVRIVPQARARNVERLGRYHRTLKPGLSLVIPYIDRVYPVIDLREQVVSFKPQPVITEDNLVVEIDTVLYFQVTDPRAAFYEIASFLQAVEQLTVTTLRNVVGSMDLEKTLTSRDTINSQLRGVLDEATGKWGLRVNRVEIKAIDPPQSIKDAMQKQMRAERDKRAAILGAEGQRQSQILTAEGDKQAAVLRAEGNRTAEILKAEGQSRAIDEVFQAVHRNDPDPKLLAYQYLQVLPQLAQGSGSTFWVIPSEVTSALQGVSRAFTEALPQSPATREKPSDEGAAQAASDTAQAAEAAAQALADAARANGVTSEAQRPAPVAEDR from the coding sequence ATGGAAGCCTCGGCGTTCCTCATCGCAGGCGTGATCGTAGCGCTGCTCGCGGTCTTCACCGTGGTGCGGGCGGTACGCATCGTGCCCCAGGCCCGTGCCCGCAACGTCGAACGGCTCGGCCGCTACCACCGCACCCTGAAACCCGGCCTGAGCCTCGTCATTCCCTACATCGATCGCGTCTATCCGGTGATCGATCTGAGGGAACAGGTCGTCTCCTTCAAACCGCAGCCGGTCATCACCGAGGACAACCTGGTCGTCGAGATCGACACCGTGCTGTATTTCCAGGTCACCGATCCACGCGCGGCGTTCTACGAGATCGCGAGTTTTCTCCAGGCGGTCGAGCAGCTCACCGTCACCACTTTGCGCAATGTCGTGGGTTCCATGGATCTGGAGAAGACCCTCACATCACGCGACACCATCAACAGCCAGCTCCGCGGTGTGCTCGACGAGGCCACCGGTAAGTGGGGGCTGCGGGTGAACCGGGTGGAGATCAAGGCCATCGACCCCCCGCAGTCCATCAAGGACGCGATGCAGAAGCAGATGCGGGCCGAGCGGGACAAGCGGGCCGCGATTCTCGGAGCGGAGGGGCAGCGCCAGTCGCAGATCCTCACCGCCGAGGGCGACAAGCAGGCCGCCGTCCTGCGCGCGGAGGGCAACCGCACCGCCGAGATCCTCAAGGCCGAGGGACAGTCCCGGGCGATCGACGAGGTCTTCCAGGCCGTGCACCGCAACGACCCCGACCCCAAACTCCTCGCCTACCAGTACCTCCAGGTGCTGCCCCAGCTCGCCCAGGGGTCGGGCAGCACCTTCTGGGTCATCCCCAGCGAGGTCACCTCCGCGCTCCAGGGGGTGTCCCGCGCCTTCACCGAAGCGCTGCCCCAGTCGCCCGCCACCCGCGAGAAGCCCTCCGACGAGGGCGCCGCCCAGGCCGCCAGCGACACGGCGCAGGCCGCGGAGGCCGCCGCCCAGGCCCTCGCCGACGCGGCCAGGGCCAACGGTGTGACGTCCGAGGCACAGCGCCCCGCCCCCGTGGCCGAGGACCGGTGA
- a CDS encoding TerC family protein, which translates to MFDVPFWLWIAFAATVVVSLVVDLLAHRSAHVIGFKEAAAWSGLWVGLALVFGGVVFLVLGATAGTEYTTAWLLEKSLSVDNLFVFALIFAYFKVPRAYQHRVLFFGVIGALVFRGVFLAAGVAVVSRFTAVLFVFAAILFYSVYKILRGEEESFDPGRSFAVRLLRRVIPVRDTYAGPKFFVKEAGKHVATPLLAVVAAIEAADLIFAVDSVPAVLAVSDDAFIVYTSNAFAILGLRALYFLLSGLLDRFHYLSKGLAIILGFIGVKLILQATHKIVSPSVPEIPSTVSLAVIVVVLAVSVVLSLRRPAETADTADTADEDAGAPEEEALAPPPAGRRDPR; encoded by the coding sequence ATGTTCGATGTGCCGTTCTGGCTCTGGATAGCCTTCGCCGCGACCGTTGTCGTGTCGCTCGTCGTCGACCTGCTGGCCCATCGCAGCGCGCACGTCATCGGGTTCAAGGAAGCGGCGGCCTGGAGCGGGCTGTGGGTGGGACTCGCCCTGGTCTTCGGCGGGGTCGTCTTCCTCGTCCTGGGCGCGACGGCGGGCACGGAGTACACCACCGCGTGGCTGCTGGAGAAGAGCCTCTCGGTCGACAACCTCTTCGTCTTCGCCCTGATCTTCGCCTACTTCAAGGTGCCCCGCGCCTACCAGCACCGGGTGCTCTTCTTCGGCGTGATCGGCGCCCTGGTGTTCCGCGGCGTCTTCCTCGCCGCCGGCGTGGCCGTGGTGAGCCGGTTCACCGCCGTCCTGTTCGTCTTCGCGGCCATCCTCTTCTACAGCGTCTACAAGATCCTCAGGGGCGAGGAGGAGAGCTTCGACCCGGGCAGGAGCTTCGCCGTCCGGCTGCTGCGCAGAGTCATTCCGGTGCGGGACACCTACGCGGGCCCGAAGTTCTTCGTGAAGGAGGCGGGCAAGCACGTAGCGACGCCGTTGCTCGCCGTCGTCGCCGCGATCGAAGCGGCCGACCTGATCTTCGCCGTGGACAGCGTGCCGGCGGTCCTCGCCGTCAGCGACGACGCCTTCATCGTCTACACCAGCAATGCCTTCGCCATCCTGGGCCTGCGAGCCCTGTACTTCCTGCTGTCGGGGCTCCTGGACCGCTTCCACTACCTGAGCAAGGGCCTGGCGATCATCCTCGGGTTCATCGGCGTCAAGCTCATCCTCCAGGCGACTCACAAGATCGTCAGCCCCTCCGTGCCGGAGATCCCGTCCACGGTGAGCCTGGCGGTCATCGTCGTGGTCCTGGCGGTGTCGGTCGTCCTGAGCCTGCGGCGTCCCGCCGAGACCGCCGACACCGCCGACACCGCCGACGAGGACGCCGGCGCCCCGGAGGAGGAAGCCCTCGCCCCACCTCCGGCAGGGCGACGCGACCCCCGCTGA